A window of the Pseudomonas gozinkensis genome harbors these coding sequences:
- a CDS encoding LysR substrate-binding domain-containing protein — MFAALPLTALRAFESASRLLSFKAAAEELAVTPTAISHQIRSLEDWLGVALFERLPRQVRLTEGGERLFRSLHGAFLEVAQSVDTLRPQRSGSSLTLSTTAAFAALWLVPRLGRFYAKHPNINVRLDTHCEVIDLHQDASVDLVLRYSLDDYPNLYGLCLFDESFGVYGSPEQVALAARRTPALISVRWHNSKLYAHGWEAWCAQSGENWLNQHPAVREYDEEHYALQAAIAGQGLVLASNILVSESVASGLLVPYKGEVQVDGAGYSALCVPGRERHPPVKAFFAWLREEAQLSGHVPR; from the coding sequence ATGTTTGCTGCCTTGCCCCTGACCGCCCTGCGCGCATTCGAATCCGCCTCACGCCTGTTGAGCTTCAAGGCGGCCGCCGAAGAACTGGCGGTGACGCCGACGGCGATTTCCCATCAGATCCGCTCGCTGGAAGACTGGCTCGGCGTGGCGCTGTTCGAACGCCTGCCGCGACAGGTGCGCCTGACCGAGGGTGGCGAGCGACTGTTCCGCAGCCTGCACGGCGCATTTCTGGAGGTGGCGCAAAGCGTCGACACCCTGCGCCCGCAACGCAGTGGCAGCAGCCTGACGCTGTCGACCACCGCCGCGTTCGCCGCGCTGTGGCTGGTGCCACGACTGGGGCGGTTTTACGCAAAACACCCGAACATCAATGTGCGGCTGGACACCCATTGCGAAGTGATCGACCTGCATCAGGACGCCAGCGTCGATCTGGTGCTGCGCTACAGCCTCGACGATTACCCGAACCTCTACGGGCTGTGCCTGTTCGATGAGTCGTTCGGCGTGTACGGCTCGCCGGAACAAGTGGCGCTGGCCGCCCGTCGGACCCCGGCGCTGATCAGCGTGCGCTGGCACAACTCCAAGCTCTACGCCCACGGCTGGGAAGCGTGGTGCGCGCAGTCGGGCGAGAACTGGTTGAATCAGCACCCGGCCGTCCGCGAATACGACGAAGAGCATTACGCCCTGCAAGCGGCCATCGCCGGACAGGGGCTGGTGCTGGCGAGCAATATTCTGGTGTCGGAGAGCGTCGCCAGCGGTCTGCTGGTGCCGTACAAGGGCGAGGTGCAGGTCGACGGCGCCGGTTACAGCGCGCTTTGCGTACCGGGCCGTGAGCGGCATCCACCGGTGAAGGCGTTTTTTGCCTGGCTGCGCGAAGAGGCTCAGCTTTCCGGGCATGTCCCGCGCTGA
- a CDS encoding FMN-dependent NADH-azoreductase, with translation MSKILAIHASPRGERSHSRRLAESFLSAWQVRHPQAQVTRREVGRALIPAVNEAFVAAAFYPEPGARPLTMQADLALSDQLVGELFDHDLLLISTPMYNFNVPSGLKAWVDQIVRLGLTFDHTLDNGIAQYTPLLHGKKALIVTSRGGFGFGPGGELEALNHADPWLRTALGFIGINDVTVVAAEGEESAERTFAVSVAEAEQRLLDLARAF, from the coding sequence ATGAGCAAGATTCTTGCGATCCATGCCAGCCCACGCGGTGAGCGTTCCCATTCGCGGCGTCTGGCGGAAAGTTTTCTCAGCGCCTGGCAAGTCCGTCATCCACAGGCTCAGGTCACCCGCCGTGAAGTCGGGCGGGCGTTGATTCCGGCGGTGAATGAAGCGTTTGTCGCAGCGGCGTTTTACCCGGAGCCTGGAGCACGGCCGCTGACGATGCAGGCCGATCTGGCGCTCAGCGATCAACTGGTGGGCGAGTTGTTCGATCACGACCTGCTGCTGATTTCCACGCCGATGTACAACTTCAACGTGCCCAGCGGCCTCAAGGCCTGGGTCGATCAGATCGTGCGATTGGGCCTGACGTTCGACCACACCCTGGACAACGGCATCGCCCAGTACACGCCGCTGTTGCACGGCAAGAAGGCGCTGATCGTCACCAGTCGCGGCGGTTTCGGATTCGGCCCCGGTGGCGAGCTGGAGGCGTTGAACCACGCTGATCCATGGTTGCGCACGGCATTGGGTTTTATCGGCATCAACGACGTCACGGTGGTCGCCGCCGAGGGCGAGGAATCCGCCGAGCGCACCTTCGCGGTGTCGGTGGCCGAGGCCGAGCAGCGCCTGCTCGACCTGGCCCGGGCGTTCTAG
- a CDS encoding Hsp70 family protein, which yields MKDASPARACGIDFGTSNSTVGWLRPGMETMIALEDDKITLPSVVFFNIEERRPVYGRLALHEYLEGYEGRLMRSLKSLLGSKLIKHDTSVLGTAMPFKDLLGLFIGQLKSRAETAAGREFEQVVLGRPVFFVDDDPLADQEAEDTLVEVARKLGFKDVSFQYEPIAAAFDYESTIEKEELVLIVDIGGGTSDFSLVRLSPERRGVDNRHDDILATGGVHIGGTDFDKQLSLQGLMPLFGYGSRMKSGAFMPTSHHMNLATWHTINSVYSQKSTLALGSMRYDIEDTGGIDRLFKLIEQRAGHWLAMEVEETKIQLTHNDSRHVPLDRIESGLSVELTRALFESAIESQLERVRGSVTQLLADANVAVGQVDTVFFTGGSSGIPALRNSVSAMLPNARHVEGNIFGSIGSGLAIEAMKRYGSVN from the coding sequence ATGAAAGACGCCTCTCCAGCCCGTGCCTGCGGCATCGACTTCGGCACGTCCAACTCCACCGTCGGCTGGCTGCGCCCCGGCATGGAAACGATGATCGCGCTGGAAGACGACAAGATCACCCTGCCGTCGGTGGTCTTCTTCAACATCGAGGAGCGCCGCCCGGTTTACGGCCGTCTGGCGCTGCACGAGTACCTGGAAGGCTACGAAGGCCGGCTGATGCGCTCGCTCAAGAGCCTGCTCGGTTCCAAGCTGATCAAGCACGACACCAGCGTCCTCGGCACGGCGATGCCGTTCAAGGACTTGCTCGGGCTGTTCATCGGCCAGCTCAAGAGCCGCGCGGAAACTGCCGCCGGTCGTGAGTTCGAGCAAGTGGTGCTGGGCCGCCCGGTGTTCTTCGTCGACGACGATCCGCTGGCCGACCAGGAAGCCGAAGACACCCTGGTGGAAGTGGCGCGCAAACTCGGTTTCAAGGATGTGTCGTTCCAGTACGAGCCGATCGCTGCGGCCTTCGACTACGAGTCGACCATCGAGAAGGAAGAGCTGGTACTGATCGTCGACATCGGCGGTGGTACGTCGGACTTCTCGCTGGTACGCCTGTCGCCCGAGCGTCGCGGTGTCGATAACCGTCACGACGACATTCTCGCCACCGGCGGCGTGCACATCGGCGGGACCGACTTCGACAAACAGCTGAGCCTGCAAGGCCTGATGCCGTTGTTCGGCTACGGTAGCCGTATGAAAAGCGGCGCGTTCATGCCGACCAGCCACCACATGAACCTGGCGACCTGGCACACCATCAACTCGGTGTACTCGCAGAAATCGACTCTGGCCCTTGGCAGCATGCGCTACGACATCGAGGACACCGGCGGCATCGACCGTCTGTTCAAGCTGATCGAACAGCGCGCCGGGCACTGGCTGGCGATGGAAGTGGAAGAAACCAAGATCCAGCTGACCCACAACGACAGCCGTCACGTGCCGCTGGATCGCATCGAGTCAGGCCTGAGCGTGGAACTGACCCGGGCGTTGTTCGAGTCGGCCATCGAGTCGCAGCTCGAGCGCGTGCGTGGCAGCGTCACCCAATTGCTGGCGGACGCCAACGTAGCGGTGGGTCAGGTCGATACGGTGTTCTTCACCGGTGGTTCGAGCGGTATTCCGGCGTTGCGCAACAGCGTCTCGGCGATGCTGCCGAACGCGCGGCATGTGGAAGGGAACATTTTTGGCAGCATCGGCAGCGGTCTGGCGATCGAGGCCATGAAACGTTATGGCTCGGTGAACTGA
- a CDS encoding DnaJ C-terminal domain-containing protein: MDFKDYYKILGVEPTADDKAIKAAYRKLARKYHPDVSKEKDAEAKFKDASEAYEALKSADKRAEYDDLRRYGQHGQPFQGPPGWQSRGGFGGGGGDTGDFSDFFSSIFGNRGPGFGGGAGRQSRSAGRRGQDVELELPIFLEETLSNESKKISFQVPQYNGSGQHVSNTSKSLNVKIPAGVTDGERIRLKGQGAPGIGGGANGDLYLTIRFAPHPKFDVEGENLIITLPLAPWELALGAEVAVPTLTGKINLKVPAGSQNGQRMRAKGHGLQNKAGERGYLFVQLKAVMPKANGDDVKALWQELAKKAAFNPRENF; this comes from the coding sequence ATGGACTTCAAAGACTATTACAAGATACTCGGCGTGGAGCCGACGGCTGACGACAAGGCGATCAAGGCTGCCTATCGCAAGCTGGCGCGCAAATACCACCCCGATGTCAGCAAGGAAAAGGACGCCGAGGCCAAGTTCAAGGACGCCTCGGAAGCCTATGAAGCACTGAAAAGCGCCGACAAACGCGCCGAATACGACGACCTGCGCCGCTACGGCCAGCACGGTCAGCCGTTCCAGGGCCCGCCGGGCTGGCAGAGCCGTGGCGGTTTTGGCGGCGGCGGTGGCGACACCGGTGACTTCTCGGACTTCTTCAGTTCGATCTTCGGCAATCGCGGCCCCGGTTTCGGTGGCGGCGCTGGCCGGCAATCCCGCAGCGCCGGACGGCGAGGGCAAGACGTGGAACTGGAACTGCCGATCTTTCTGGAAGAGACGCTTTCGAACGAATCGAAAAAGATCAGCTTCCAGGTGCCGCAATACAACGGTTCGGGCCAGCACGTCAGCAACACCAGCAAGAGCCTGAACGTGAAGATCCCGGCGGGCGTGACCGACGGCGAGCGCATTCGCCTCAAGGGCCAGGGCGCACCGGGCATCGGTGGCGGCGCCAATGGCGATCTGTACCTGACCATCCGTTTCGCGCCGCACCCGAAATTCGACGTTGAAGGCGAAAACCTGATCATCACCTTGCCGCTGGCACCGTGGGAGCTGGCGCTGGGCGCCGAAGTGGCCGTGCCGACCCTGACCGGCAAGATCAATCTCAAGGTTCCGGCCGGCAGCCAGAACGGCCAGCGCATGCGCGCCAAGGGTCACGGCCTGCAGAACAAGGCCGGCGAACGCGGTTATCTGTTCGTCCAGCTCAAGGCTGTAATGCCCAAAGCCAACGGCGATGACGTCAAGGCGCTGTGGCAGGAATTGGCGAAGAAGGCCGCCTTCAATCCGCGAGAGAACTTCTGA
- a CDS encoding DMT family transporter encodes MQYAFPLLAIFIWAGNTVINKLAVGAIFPAEIGFYRWLLAGLLFTPFMLKKVIAHWPQIRPNLGKIFILGVLGMAVYQSLAYFAATMTSATNMGIILSLMPLMSLAMAIISLGQRLTAGALVGAVLSFAGVLVVVSSGSLGALLQHGVNLGDAMMLIATLAYAIYSTLLKKWQLRLPPLVLLYLQVLVAVVVLFPLYATSPKTGLTLQNIPLVLYACLLASMLAPLAWMQAVQRLGPSRTTLFFNLLPLITALIAAVVLKEQLAMYHLVGGLLTLGGVILSERWTTVLGRKLSVA; translated from the coding sequence ATGCAATACGCGTTTCCCCTGCTGGCGATTTTCATCTGGGCCGGCAATACCGTGATCAACAAGCTAGCGGTCGGTGCGATCTTTCCCGCCGAGATCGGCTTCTACCGCTGGCTGCTCGCCGGCCTGCTGTTCACGCCGTTCATGCTCAAGAAGGTGATCGCACACTGGCCGCAGATCCGCCCGAACCTGGGCAAGATTTTCATCCTCGGCGTGCTCGGCATGGCGGTCTATCAGAGCCTGGCCTACTTCGCGGCGACCATGACCAGCGCCACCAACATGGGCATCATCCTGTCGCTGATGCCATTGATGTCACTGGCCATGGCAATCATCAGCCTCGGCCAGCGCCTGACCGCCGGCGCGCTGGTCGGTGCGGTGCTGTCGTTCGCCGGTGTGCTGGTGGTGGTGTCGTCCGGCAGCCTCGGCGCACTGCTGCAACACGGGGTGAACCTGGGTGACGCGATGATGCTGATCGCCACCCTCGCCTACGCCATCTACAGCACCCTGCTGAAAAAATGGCAGCTGCGTTTGCCGCCGCTGGTGTTGCTGTATCTGCAGGTGCTGGTGGCAGTGGTGGTGCTGTTTCCGCTGTACGCGACTTCACCGAAAACCGGCCTGACCCTGCAGAACATTCCGCTGGTGCTGTATGCGTGCCTGCTGGCTTCGATGCTCGCGCCGCTGGCGTGGATGCAGGCCGTACAGCGCCTGGGTCCGAGCCGGACCACGCTGTTCTTCAACCTGCTGCCGTTGATAACGGCGCTGATTGCCGCGGTGGTGCTGAAGGAACAACTGGCGATGTATCACCTGGTCGGTGGCTTGCTGACGCTGGGCGGGGTGATTCTTTCCGAGCGCTGGACCACAGTGCTGGGCCGCAAACTCAGCGTCGCCTGA
- a CDS encoding DMT family transporter, whose protein sequence is MAWLFLLIAAGFEVTFAMGMKYAEGFTRLWPSLITVVAAVGGVYFLTLAMRELPVSIAYPIWTAIGSLGTVFLGFALLGESLTLVKLLSVGLIVAGVVGLK, encoded by the coding sequence GTGGCCTGGCTGTTTCTGCTGATCGCGGCCGGGTTCGAGGTCACCTTCGCCATGGGCATGAAGTACGCCGAGGGTTTCACCCGGCTCTGGCCCTCGCTGATCACCGTGGTCGCGGCGGTGGGCGGGGTGTACTTCCTGACTCTGGCGATGCGCGAGTTGCCGGTAAGTATCGCCTACCCGATCTGGACCGCCATCGGCTCGCTCGGCACGGTGTTTCTCGGTTTTGCCCTGCTGGGCGAGAGCCTGACGCTGGTGAAATTGCTGTCGGTGGGGCTGATTGTGGCGGGGGTGGTGGGGCTGAAGTAG
- a CDS encoding sensor histidine kinase has product MRLSEFIVSNVDAIVDEWEKFAQTITPAADFLDGVALRDHASAILLAAARDMNKSQTPGEQAAKAKGEGPVKTPSLDEAGASHGELRHTVGFDLVQMTSEFRHLRACVIRLWVNSLESPDMAYFQDMIRFNEAIDEALAESTAAYAEQVNRSRDIFLAILGHDLRAPLQAVSMSTELLMRKTALEGDALTCALNIKQGARHMAAMVSDLLELVRSRLGKSLPIEPAPMDLADAARAAIAEACAGNPECDPTLKTEGDTRGVWDAGRIDQLLQNLIGNALQHGSNPREVLVRLRGDSGRVHLSVHNDGIPIPEEAIGTIFDPLVRSADEELGQPSTSLGLGLFIVKEVVTAHGGTIEVSSSEADGTLFSVMLPRQV; this is encoded by the coding sequence ATGCGTCTTTCCGAATTCATCGTGTCCAACGTTGATGCAATCGTTGATGAATGGGAAAAGTTCGCCCAGACCATCACCCCTGCAGCCGACTTTCTCGACGGTGTGGCCCTGCGCGATCACGCCAGTGCAATCCTGCTGGCCGCCGCCCGGGACATGAACAAATCCCAGACGCCCGGTGAGCAAGCCGCCAAGGCCAAGGGCGAAGGCCCGGTCAAGACTCCGAGTCTGGATGAAGCCGGCGCCAGCCATGGCGAGCTGCGACACACCGTCGGCTTCGATCTGGTACAGATGACCTCGGAATTCCGCCACCTGCGGGCCTGTGTGATTCGCCTCTGGGTCAACAGTCTGGAATCGCCGGACATGGCGTACTTTCAGGACATGATCCGTTTCAACGAAGCCATCGATGAAGCCCTGGCCGAATCGACGGCTGCCTACGCCGAGCAGGTCAACCGCTCGCGCGATATATTCCTAGCGATCCTCGGTCACGACCTGCGCGCACCGCTGCAAGCGGTCAGCATGTCCACCGAATTGCTGATGCGCAAAACAGCGCTTGAAGGCGATGCGCTGACCTGCGCGCTGAACATCAAGCAAGGCGCGCGGCACATGGCGGCGATGGTCAGCGACCTGCTGGAACTGGTGCGCAGCCGCCTGGGCAAGAGCCTGCCGATCGAACCGGCGCCGATGGACCTGGCCGACGCGGCACGAGCAGCCATCGCCGAGGCCTGTGCCGGCAATCCGGAGTGTGATCCGACCCTGAAAACCGAGGGCGATACCCGTGGCGTCTGGGATGCCGGACGGATCGATCAACTGTTGCAGAATCTGATCGGCAATGCCTTGCAGCATGGATCAAACCCGCGAGAAGTTCTGGTGAGGCTGCGGGGCGATTCGGGACGCGTTCACCTGAGCGTGCACAACGACGGCATACCGATCCCCGAAGAGGCCATCGGCACGATTTTCGATCCATTGGTGCGCAGTGCCGACGAAGAACTCGGCCAGCCATCGACCAGTCTCGGTCTGGGCCTGTTCATCGTCAAGGAAGTGGTGACCGCCCACGGCGGGACGATCGAAGTCAGTTCCAGCGAAGCCGACGGAACGCTGTTCAGCGTGATGCTGCCCAGACAGGTTTAA
- a CDS encoding PsiF family protein: protein MKMLRVPLLMIGLLLCSQGFAATAQQNKMTTCNADATAKSLKGDERKAFMSTCLKAAPAANDAKALTPQQEKMKTCNADAKTKALTGDARKTFMSDCLKKK from the coding sequence ATGAAGATGCTGCGTGTCCCTTTGTTGATGATCGGTCTGCTGCTGTGCTCCCAGGGTTTCGCCGCCACGGCGCAACAGAACAAGATGACCACCTGCAACGCCGACGCCACGGCCAAGAGCCTCAAGGGCGACGAGCGCAAAGCCTTCATGAGCACCTGCCTCAAGGCAGCCCCGGCTGCCAACGACGCCAAGGCCCTGACCCCGCAGCAGGAAAAGATGAAAACCTGTAATGCCGACGCCAAGACCAAGGCGCTGACCGGCGATGCGCGCAAGACCTTCATGAGTGACTGCCTGAAGAAAAAATAG
- a CDS encoding AraC family transcriptional regulator, translated as MNSKHIDLLDFSELPSAVYFRYADFNAHEYAAPHRHPWGTLEYAAHGVLHMDVDGSRFMSPPQYAVWVPPQVEHSFYSHQPVNYRAVCLAPDVCSDLPAQACTLAISDILKAILKDFAARDVKIPAFEADQRLAQVLVDQLRQAPVHQCYLPYASSPGLLTILETLQAEPGNNEPLAHWAAQVHVSERTLARQFVRELGMSFGEWRQRLRYLAAIEALESAHSVQEIAFDLGYSSGSAFIAMFARQAGCTPEQYRRSHLEGRKV; from the coding sequence ATGAACAGTAAACACATCGATCTGCTGGATTTCAGCGAATTGCCGTCGGCGGTGTATTTCCGCTATGCCGACTTCAATGCCCATGAATACGCCGCGCCGCACCGACATCCGTGGGGCACGCTGGAGTACGCGGCCCACGGCGTGCTGCACATGGATGTCGACGGCAGTCGTTTCATGTCGCCGCCGCAATACGCGGTGTGGGTGCCGCCGCAGGTCGAGCACAGTTTCTACAGTCATCAGCCGGTCAATTATCGGGCGGTGTGTCTGGCGCCGGATGTCTGTTCCGATTTGCCGGCGCAGGCCTGCACCCTGGCGATCAGCGACATTCTCAAGGCGATCCTCAAGGACTTCGCCGCCCGTGATGTGAAGATCCCCGCGTTCGAAGCCGACCAGCGCCTGGCCCAGGTGTTGGTGGATCAATTGCGCCAGGCACCCGTTCATCAGTGCTATTTGCCCTACGCCAGTAGCCCCGGTTTGCTGACCATTCTCGAAACCCTGCAGGCCGAGCCCGGCAACAACGAGCCGCTGGCTCACTGGGCGGCGCAGGTGCATGTCAGCGAGCGCACCCTGGCCCGGCAGTTTGTGCGGGAACTGGGGATGAGTTTTGGCGAATGGCGTCAGCGCCTGCGTTATCTCGCGGCCATCGAGGCGTTGGAAAGTGCGCACAGCGTTCAGGAAATCGCCTTCGACCTTGGTTACAGCAGCGGCTCGGCCTTCATCGCCATGTTTGCCCGACAGGCCGGGTGTACCCCGGAGCAATACCGGCGCAGCCATCTTGAGGGCAGGAAGGTGTAA
- a CDS encoding AI-2E family transporter — MPTFSERHVVFWVSCIIIFGGLLLVLPLRLLPSLLAGLLVFELVNMLTPQLQRLIEGRRARWLAVALLGTLVVSVLTLIFAGAISFLLHEAENPGASLDKFMGVVDRARGQLPPFIDAYLPASAAEFRVAIGEWASKHLSELQLVGKDAAHMFVTLLIGMVLGAIIALQRVPDVTKRKPLAAALFDRLHLLVQAFRNIVFAQIKISLLNTFFTGIFLAVVLPLFGIKLPLTKTLIVLTFLLGLLPVIGNLMSNTLITIVGLSLSIWVAIAALGYLIFIHKLEYFLNARIVGGQISAKSWELLLAMLVFEAAFGLPGVVAGPIYYAYLKSELKLGGMV, encoded by the coding sequence ATGCCAACGTTTTCTGAGCGTCATGTAGTGTTCTGGGTCAGTTGCATCATCATTTTCGGCGGTCTGTTGCTGGTGTTGCCATTACGCCTGCTGCCCAGTCTGCTGGCCGGCTTGCTGGTGTTCGAACTCGTCAACATGCTCACACCCCAACTGCAACGGCTGATCGAAGGCCGCCGCGCGCGCTGGCTGGCGGTGGCGCTGCTGGGCACGCTGGTGGTGAGTGTGCTGACACTGATCTTCGCCGGCGCCATCAGTTTCCTGCTGCATGAAGCGGAAAATCCTGGCGCTTCCCTCGACAAATTCATGGGCGTGGTCGACCGCGCGCGCGGGCAGTTGCCGCCGTTCATCGACGCCTACCTGCCGGCCAGCGCTGCCGAGTTCCGGGTGGCCATCGGTGAATGGGCGAGCAAGCATTTGTCCGAACTGCAACTGGTGGGCAAAGACGCGGCGCACATGTTCGTGACGCTGCTGATCGGCATGGTGCTGGGCGCGATCATCGCCTTGCAGCGCGTGCCCGACGTCACCAAGCGAAAACCGCTGGCGGCCGCGCTGTTCGATCGTCTGCACCTGCTGGTCCAGGCATTTCGCAACATCGTCTTCGCACAGATCAAGATTTCCCTGCTCAATACCTTTTTCACCGGGATCTTCCTGGCCGTGGTCCTGCCGCTGTTCGGGATCAAGCTGCCGCTGACCAAGACCCTGATCGTCCTGACCTTCCTGCTCGGCCTGTTGCCGGTGATCGGCAACCTGATGTCGAACACGCTGATCACCATCGTCGGACTGTCGCTGTCGATCTGGGTGGCGATTGCGGCGCTGGGTTACCTGATCTTTATCCACAAGCTGGAATACTTTCTCAACGCGCGCATCGTCGGTGGACAGATCAGTGCCAAGTCCTGGGAGTTGCTGCTGGCAATGCTGGTGTTCGAGGCCGCGTTCGGCCTGCCGGGGGTGGTGGCGGGGCCGATTTATTACGCGTATCTGAAGAGTGAGTTGAAGCTGGGCGGGATGGTTTGA
- a CDS encoding esterase/lipase family protein codes for MSQDSATRYPLVLVPGMLGFIRLVLYPYWYGIIKALRRGGATVIAVQVSPLNSTEVRGEQLLTRIDEILRETGAAKVNLFGHSQGSLTARYAAAKRPDLVASVTSVAGPNHGSELADYLAKHYPADSAKGRILEALLRFVGWLMALLETGYHGPKLPVDIHASHNSLTTEGVALFNQRYPQGLPQTWGGHGPEEVNGVRYYSWSGTLQPGKTDRGGNLFDGTNRSCRLFAKTFVREPGQCDGMVGRYSSHLGTVIGDDYPMDHFDIVNQSLGLVGKGADPVRLFVEHAARLKAAGV; via the coding sequence ATGTCGCAAGATTCGGCCACACGTTATCCACTGGTGCTGGTGCCGGGAATGCTCGGTTTCATCCGTCTGGTGCTGTACCCGTACTGGTACGGGATCATCAAGGCGTTGCGCCGTGGTGGTGCGACGGTGATTGCGGTGCAGGTGTCGCCGCTCAATTCCACCGAAGTGCGCGGCGAGCAATTGCTGACGCGCATCGATGAAATCCTGCGTGAAACAGGCGCGGCCAAGGTCAATCTGTTTGGCCATAGCCAAGGCTCGCTGACGGCGCGATACGCGGCGGCCAAACGTCCGGATCTGGTGGCTTCGGTCACGTCGGTGGCCGGGCCCAATCATGGTTCGGAACTGGCCGACTATCTGGCGAAACACTATCCGGCGGACAGCGCCAAGGGTCGCATTCTGGAAGCGCTGTTACGCTTTGTCGGTTGGCTGATGGCGCTGCTGGAAACCGGTTACCACGGACCGAAACTGCCGGTGGATATCCACGCTTCGCACAACTCCCTGACCACCGAAGGCGTGGCGCTGTTCAATCAGCGTTATCCACAGGGCCTGCCGCAAACCTGGGGCGGGCACGGGCCGGAAGAGGTCAACGGCGTGCGTTATTACTCGTGGTCCGGCACTTTGCAGCCGGGCAAGACCGACCGTGGCGGCAACCTGTTCGACGGCACCAATCGCAGTTGCCGGTTGTTCGCCAAGACCTTCGTGCGTGAGCCGGGACAATGCGACGGCATGGTCGGACGCTACAGCTCGCACCTGGGCACGGTCATCGGCGATGACTACCCGATGGATCACTTCGACATCGTCAACCAGTCGCTGGGACTGGTCGGCAAAGGCGCGGATCCGGTGCGGCTGTTCGTCGAGCATGCGGCGCGCCTCAAGGCTGCCGGGGTCTAA
- a CDS encoding chaperone modulator CbpM, with amino-acid sequence MSSPLIVQLDMAEFCEAADLSDVYVIEIVEHGILEPQGAQPREWRFTDYELALAKRAAKLRRDLDLEWEGVALALDLLEEVQELRAENRMLRQRLARLVVE; translated from the coding sequence ATGAGCAGCCCCCTGATCGTTCAACTGGACATGGCAGAATTCTGTGAGGCGGCCGACCTGTCGGACGTCTACGTGATCGAAATCGTCGAACACGGCATCCTCGAACCTCAGGGCGCGCAGCCCAGGGAATGGCGCTTCACCGATTACGAACTGGCCCTGGCCAAACGCGCCGCCAAGCTGCGGCGCGACCTGGATCTGGAATGGGAAGGCGTCGCCCTGGCGCTGGACCTGCTGGAAGAAGTGCAGGAACTGCGGGCCGAGAACCGCATGCTCCGTCAGCGTCTGGCGCGGCTGGTGGTCGAATAG
- a CDS encoding ferritin-like domain-containing protein, producing MSDLHLSDVQTLRERARLHVENGAVTESYSANREEVLRLLNESLATELVCVLRYKRHYFMANGLKANVAANEFLEHATQEAEHADRLAERIVQLGGEPEFNPDLLSKMSHAQYVAGNTLKEMVYEDLVAERIAIDSYREIIQYIGEKDPTTRRIFEDILAQEEEHADDMADILKDL from the coding sequence ATGAGTGACCTGCATTTGTCTGATGTTCAAACCCTGCGCGAGCGCGCACGCCTGCATGTGGAAAATGGCGCGGTGACCGAAAGCTACAGCGCCAACCGTGAAGAAGTGCTGCGCCTGCTCAACGAATCGCTGGCCACTGAACTGGTCTGCGTCCTGCGCTACAAGCGCCACTACTTCATGGCCAACGGCCTGAAAGCCAACGTCGCGGCCAACGAGTTCCTGGAACATGCCACTCAGGAAGCCGAACACGCCGACCGTCTCGCCGAGCGCATCGTGCAACTGGGCGGCGAGCCCGAGTTCAACCCTGACCTGCTGTCGAAGATGTCCCACGCGCAATACGTGGCCGGCAACACCTTGAAGGAAATGGTTTACGAAGACCTGGTGGCCGAGCGGATCGCCATCGACAGCTACCGCGAGATCATCCAGTACATCGGCGAAAAGGATCCGACCACCCGCCGGATCTTCGAAGACATCCTGGCTCAGGAAGAAGAGCATGCCGATGACATGGCCGACATCCTGAAAGACCTCTGA